A single region of the Manihot esculenta cultivar AM560-2 chromosome 12, M.esculenta_v8, whole genome shotgun sequence genome encodes:
- the LOC110628033 gene encoding uncharacterized protein LOC110628033 has product MAVVRCCRLTVVVATAVPAAAAVSLLLEPPPLLPLTAVATHRCYSCRSSPLREISSGSCWKLLEAVAGNYWKLLLVAGNYWRLLLETTGGCCKITANKLLKAAVHMLIAPPQAWDGKT; this is encoded by the exons ATGGCTGTTGTGCGTTGTTGTCGCCTTACAGTCGTTGTTGCTACCGCTGTTCCTGCTGCCGCGGCTGTGTCGCTATTGCTGGAGCCGCCACCGCTGTTGCCACTCACCGCTGTTGCCACTCACCGCTGCTACAGTTGCCGATCGTCGCCACTCCGT GAAATAAGCTCTGGGAGTTGCTGGAAACTACTGGAAGCTGTTGCTGGAAACTACTGGAAGCTGCTGTTAGTTGCTGGAAACTACTGGAGGCtg TTGCTGGAAACTACTGGAGGCTGCTGTAAAATAACAGCAAATAAGCTACTGAAAGCTGCAGTTCATATGTTAATAGCTCCCCCTCAAGCTTGGGATGGGAAGACATGA